The DNA sequence CAATCCGGCAATTGGGTAATGAATTGGGGCGTGAGTCGGTACTTTTTGTTCATTTGACTCTTTTACCTTGGATTTCATCTGCAGGCGAATTGAAAACCAAACCCACACAGCATTCAGTAAAAGAGTTATTGGCTCTTGGGATACAGCCTGATATTCTTTTATGCCGTAGTGATCGAGAAATATCAGCAGATGCAAGGCGTAAAATTGCTTTATTCTGTAATTTAAGACCAGAAGCTGTGATTCAAGCAATAGATGTAGAAACAGTTTATCAAGTACCTTTAACGTACCATCAACAAGGTTTTGATCGCGAAGTTTACAAACATTTTAATATTAATATGAATACGCAGGTCAATTTAAAATTATGGCATAATATTGTTGATCGTTTAAAAAATCCAGAAGAAGAAGTTTCTATTGCTATTGTTGGAAAATATACGGCTTTTTTGGATTCTTATAAATCATTGATAGAAGCTGTTATTCATGGGGGTATTGCTAATAAAGTTGTACCTAAAATTACCTGGATTGAAAGTGAACATTTACAGTCTTGTGATGACATCAGCCATCTTTTATCGAATGTTCAAGGTATTATTGTCCCAGGTGGGTTTGGAGAACGTGGAACTGAGGGAATGATTAAAACGGTTCGTTATGCAAGAGAAAAGAAAATACCTTATTTAGGTATATGTTTTGGTATGCAAATGGCCGTTATTGAATTTGCACGTCATGTTGTTAAAGTAGAAGATGCAGGTTCAACAGAATTTGGGGTTTGTCAAAACCCAGTAGTTGGTTTGTTAACAGAGTGGATGCGCGGAAATGTTCTTGAAGTAAGAAATGAAAATTTTGACAAAGGTGGATCAATGCGATTAGGTAGTTATGATTGTGACTTACTTTCAGGCAGTCATATTGAAAAAATTTATGGTGCTCAAAAAATTTCCGAGAGACACAGGCATCGTTATGAAGTTAATATTTATTATAAAGAAGAAATGGAAAAAAATGGTATGGTTTTTTCTGGGCTTTCTCCAAATGGTCAATTACCCGAAATTATTGAATTACGTAATCATCCTTGGTTTATTGGGGTACAATTTCATCCTGAATTGAAATCTCAACCTTTTTCACCTCATCCCTTATTTACTTCTTTTATTAAAGCTGTTATTGAACAAAGTAGATTTGTCTAATAATTTGGCACAAAACCTTGATTATTATATATATTTATGCGAACTTAGCCTTATTGAATAAAATAAAAACCTTGTTTAGAAAGATCTTATTTTTTAAATAGGTCTTTTATTTTGTAGACTTAATAGAAAGATTAATTATGCGGTCTGTACTTTTTTATAAATATAAATTTTATATTTGGTTTTTAATTCCATTATTAATATGGAATTATCCAAATTTTGTTTATGCATTTCCCCCTACATTTGGTTTTAAACAAATCGCAGATAATACGACCACTTTTAAGCAACGTGATGATGCGAATGCAATAATTAATAAATTACATGAATACCTTATTGAGGCAATGAAAAAAGGCAAAGAGGAAACATTTGAACAGCGAAGAGAAAAATTAGATCCTGTTGTACGTA is a window from the Alphaproteobacteria bacterium genome containing:
- a CDS encoding CTP synthase, with the protein product MTRFIFITGGVVSSLGKGIATAALGALLQAHNFKVRLRKLDPYLNVDPGTMSPYQHGEVYVTNDGAETDLDLGHYERFTGIASRQSDSLTSGRIYSTVIAKERRGDYLGATVQVIPHVTDAIKDFIKADLNDEDFVLCEIGGTVGDIESLPFLEAIRQLGNELGRESVLFVHLTLLPWISSAGELKTKPTQHSVKELLALGIQPDILLCRSDREISADARRKIALFCNLRPEAVIQAIDVETVYQVPLTYHQQGFDREVYKHFNINMNTQVNLKLWHNIVDRLKNPEEEVSIAIVGKYTAFLDSYKSLIEAVIHGGIANKVVPKITWIESEHLQSCDDISHLLSNVQGIIVPGGFGERGTEGMIKTVRYAREKKIPYLGICFGMQMAVIEFARHVVKVEDAGSTEFGVCQNPVVGLLTEWMRGNVLEVRNENFDKGGSMRLGSYDCDLLSGSHIEKIYGAQKISERHRHRYEVNIYYKEEMEKNGMVFSGLSPNGQLPEIIELRNHPWFIGVQFHPELKSQPFSPHPLFTSFIKAVIEQSRFV